In the genome of Desulfobaccales bacterium, one region contains:
- a CDS encoding ribose-phosphate pyrophosphokinase, with protein sequence MNAALNNNIRIFTGNSSPELAHKICDHLSLPLGQAMVSTFSDGEIRVEIADNVRGRDVFLIQSTCPPTNHNLMELLIMIDAVKRASARRITAVIPYFGYARQDRKVAPRVPITAKLVADLLSTAGAQRILTMDLHVGQIQGFFNIPVDNLYASPIMIPYIRENFQNDLAIVSPDAGGVARARAYAKRLEATLGLIDKRRDAPGKAKAMNLIGEVMGKDVVILDDIIDTGGTLSEASGVIVNNGARNVSACCTHAVLSGPAVDRIANSPMHRLVVTDTIPLSQAARNCPKIVQLSVAPLLAQTIVRIHQEDSVSSLFEIQF encoded by the coding sequence CTTCACGGGCAATTCTTCCCCCGAATTAGCACACAAAATCTGTGACCACCTCTCCCTGCCCCTGGGGCAGGCCATGGTCAGCACCTTCAGCGACGGCGAGATTCGGGTGGAGATTGCCGATAATGTCCGTGGCCGGGATGTCTTCCTGATTCAGTCCACCTGCCCGCCCACCAACCACAACCTGATGGAGCTCCTGATCATGATTGACGCGGTGAAGCGGGCCTCGGCCCGGCGCATCACCGCAGTCATCCCCTACTTCGGCTACGCCCGCCAGGACCGCAAAGTAGCCCCCCGGGTGCCTATTACCGCCAAGCTGGTGGCCGATCTCCTGTCCACCGCCGGGGCCCAACGTATTCTCACTATGGACCTGCACGTGGGCCAGATCCAGGGCTTTTTCAATATCCCCGTGGACAACCTCTATGCCTCGCCCATCATGATTCCCTATATCCGCGAAAATTTTCAGAACGATCTGGCCATCGTCTCGCCGGACGCCGGCGGGGTGGCCCGGGCCCGGGCTTACGCCAAGCGCCTGGAAGCCACCTTGGGCCTCATCGACAAGCGCCGGGACGCCCCCGGCAAAGCTAAAGCCATGAATCTCATCGGGGAGGTTATGGGGAAGGACGTGGTGATTTTAGACGATATTATCGACACCGGCGGCACCTTGAGTGAAGCCTCCGGGGTTATCGTCAATAATGGCGCCCGCAACGTCAGCGCTTGCTGCACCCATGCCGTGCTCTCGGGGCCGGCCGTAGACCGGATCGCCAATTCGCCGATGCACCGACTGGTGGTCACCGACACCATTCCTCTGAGCCAGGCGGCCAGAAACTGCCCCAAAATCGTACAACTGTCGGTAGCGCCGCTGCTAGCCCAAACCATCGTCCGGATCCACCAGGAAGACTCCGTCAGCTCGCTGTTTGAAATTCAATTCTAA